The sequence CTAATTTAGAGGTCACGGACCATCGAAACTTAAAATCAAAAGGATTGGAAAGTTTGGTTCTAATTTGGAATAAGACGGGAAATCCAAGTCCACCCAGAACAATCAGAAACATAATCACTGATAAAAATCCTTCGGATCTTTGGAAGGCTTCTGTAGCGAGTCCATTTGGTAACAAACTAAAACCTGCATTACAAAAAGCAGAAATGGAATGAAAGATGGAATAATAAATTTTTTCAGAGAGGGCGATCGGAAAGTTCTCTGGAAAACTATAAAATAATAAGATCGCTCCAATAGATTCAATGACAAGGGTTTGAATCGTGATTTGTTTTAAAATTTCTTTGGCCCGGCCCATCGTTTCTTCAGAAAGAAGGTCTTTGATCATCATCGTATCACTGACAGAAACTTTTCCGGCAAGGAAGATGGAAAAAAAACTGGTTAAGGTCATAAGTCCTAGCCCACCTACTTGGATGAGCAGCAATACAATCAATTGTCCAGTCAAAGTAAAACTAGAACTAATATCGACAGTCGAAAGTCCTGTCACACAAGTGGCGCTGATCGTTGTGAATAGAATATCAATAGAAGGAACACTTCCATTTGTCGATTTTGGAAAATGTAAAAAACAAACTCCGAGTAAAATGATAAATGCAAAAGAAGATACAAATACGATGGAAGGATTTAATTTTCGGGATTCATGGTTTCTGGAGAGCCGATAGAAATGGGCTAAATTGGAAAACAAAAACAAAATTTGGTTGGCTGATAAAAAGATAAGTGTAGTATCATCCCCGGAAATATGATAGGACTTCAAAATTGAAACTATATTTTTTTCATATATAAATTCTAGTCCTAACATCAGTAAAATGATGAGTTCTATTTTGTGAATGGAAACATATTCTTTCCAACGTTTGTTTGTAAAAATTAAATGAACAGATTCATAGAAAATAAAAAAGGATACTAAAGTTCGAATCGATAGAGTCACATACGCTTTCCAACTTTCTGGATAATAAAATCCAAAATCTAAAATTAAAATGGTAACTGACAAAAATCCAAAAAGAATATAGAAAGTTCTTCCCATCCAACGGAAGTGTTCTATATAAAACTTTCGAATTTCGAATCTTTGGATTTGTAAATAAATAAAAAATCGTGTTAGAAAAACGAAGTATCGTTTGAGTTTCAAGGGAAAACGTCAGCCACTTGTTTTTTCTTTTCTCGGTGTTCTTCCAATCTTTGTCTATCTGCATAAACATTTGCTCCAGAAAGACCAGTGGAGCCACCAATCATAATGATACTTCCAGCAATCGTTTTTTCAACGGCAAATACGGAAGCCACTGCTGCAGATGCTCCTAAAGCAAACGGGAAGGTTAAAAAGAAAATGATATAAGCCCTTCGAAATTTTGTTTCTTCGTAGACGGCATCTTCATCAAATTCTTCTTTTTGTTTTTTCTTTAATTCTTGTTTGACTCTACTTTTTTGTAATTGGTTTTGTAGGGCTTGTTCGTTGATTTCCCCGGTGAGTGGGTTGATTGGTAAATTTTGAGAACCAGTTAAATTATAAGGATTTGCTGCGGATTGGCTTGTGTTGGAAGTGGTTCTGGAATTCATTAAGGCACCAGCTCCCGGAATGGATTCAATCCCGCTGTATTGGGTTTTCACATTTTTAGGCGTTGCAAGAACTGGAGTTTCAAACTTGGGAGGAAGTGTCACATCCTGTAAAACATTGGATTCAGGATCGGATTTCGGAAGATTTCTTAGATCATAGTTATTTGTGTCATAAAAACCTTCTTTAGTTTGTCCAAAGAGAGGTCCCATTGCCAAAGAAAATACAATCATCGGCACAAATACTTGGGAAAAAATCCGCATACATTCCAGTTTACCTAATCTCTGTCAGGGTCAATCCAATTCACGCCCGGAAAGTTTGGTGGATCTGTAGGAAAAAGACTTTTCCCGGATGGTTTCCAATTCTTTTTCAGAAACTCCTGCCGTATGTGCATGTCCATATTCCTCAGGCATTGTGGTTCCAAATAAACCTGGGTCATCTGAACCGATAGCGAGTTTGATATCGTTTTGCAGAAACCTTGTGATAGGGTGATCAATATGCGATTCCAACATCCCAATGTATAAATTAGAAGAAGGGCAACATTCAATCACAGACTCTGTTTGTGCTACTTTAGACATAACAAAGTTTTGGAAAGTGTGGAGGTATTGGGACTGGGTCACATCAAAAGGGATTTTTAAAAGTTCGGAATCTGGTTTGGTTTTTAGTTCCCTTCGTTTGAGTTCGAGTTCTTCTTTTGGATAAAAAGGACCAAAACTTGTAATCTCTTCATAAGATTCCAATTCGCATTCAATTTGGTCCTTGGCCTCCGATACAAGTTCAGTCCTTTCATCTCCCAAAAAATAATCGGAATCAATTCCCAATGCCAATGCATGACCCAGTCTATGGGCACCATTCAAAGCGGATTCCAAAACCCAACGCGTTGCAGAGAAGGGAGTTTTATCTCTAAAACTTTCGCCCACATGGTATAGGATTGATAAGGCAGTGTTTGGTTCTGCTTGGTTATCTTTGATTACGGATTGAAAAAAAGATTTTTTATCTTTTGGTGGATGTCCTTCTTCAATATGACAGAAGTCAATACCCACAAGTCCATTGCGAATGACGGAATCTTTTTCCATCCAGTTCTTCATCCAATCATAATGCCTTTCAAAGTTGATATCTCTATGTAAAGACATCACAAGTTTTGATTGGATGGTTTTTCCTTCTTTTTTCGCAGAGTTTTCGCCTTTGGAAAGCCCTTCCAAACAAGCCATTAGTTTGCTATAAAAACTTTCTTTTGGTTCTTCTTTACCAAACATCAAACGATATTCGGCATAACTGATATCATCCAAACTATTAGATAATACTACATCATGAGTTACTTCTGTAATTTCTCTTTCATCAAACTTTACAAGTGCGATGATGAGATTGAACTTTGCTTGAAAATGTAAAAAAGGAGCCTTTTCCCGAAAGTGATAGAGTTTGGAAAAATTTTTTATGTCAGCATAATCTTCAAAAAAAGTCGAAGGTCGAATTTTTATCCCATATGCTTTTTCATAAGAATCTAAATAGAGATGCCATCTAGGTTCTGGGTTATTTTTACCAATTCGATACAAAGTTTCAGGGGGTAAACATCCATAAAGGTGGTTGTGTAGATCGCAATACATATAAGAATGACAAAACTATGCTTCACAAAATTAGACGCATCTTGAAGCCAACTCGATTGAATCAGAAAATTCTTGGATTAGCAATCCCAGTTTTTTTTGGAATGATCAGTTATACAGCCATTATGGTGGCAGACACTGCCATGGTAGGAAAATTAGGTGAGGTTCCGCTTGCCGCTGTGGGATTTGGTGGAATGGTTTATTTTTCCATCTTTGCCTTTCTTATGGGTGGATCTATGGCCGTTCAAATCATCGTAGCACGTCGATTTGGCGAAAAAAATGAAAGAGGAGTCGGAATTACCTTAGTTAATTCTGTTTATTTGTCCTTAATATTAGGATCTTTATTGTCTTATTTCGGATTCCATTACGCCCCACAATTTATGGGTTGGATTGGAGATGATCCGCAAGTCATTGAAGTGGCGGGAGTCTATCTCTCCTATCGATTTATAGGAACTGTTCTCTTTTTCGTTGGATTCGCCTTACGTGGATTTTTTGATGGAATTGGAATTGTACAAGTGGGGATGATTTCTTCCATTTTAGCTGCTGTCACAAATATCTTTTTTAATTGGTTACTGATTTTTGGAAACTGGGGTTTCCCAGCTTGGGGAGTGAAGGGTGCGGCCATTGCTTCTAGTTTATCTTCTATCCCATCTCTATTAGTTGTGGTGTTTTATTTTTTCCGCAAAGATGTAATCAAATTCTTTAAGTATCAAATCTTCACTCCAAGTTTTGAAATCATCAAAGAACTTTGTATGGTTGGATTTGCGCCTGCTGTAGAGGGAACACTCGTTAACTTTGCATTTTCTGGTTTTTATAAAATTGCAGGTATGATTAGTACAACCACTCTTGCTTCTGCGAGCGTTGTATTAACATGTCTTAGTTTATCTTTTATGCCTGGTTTTTCTTTTGGAATTGCAGCCACTACCATTCTTGGTCAATCAATGGGACAAGGAAAACTTCGATTGGCATATGAAGGAACCATGCGTTCAGCAACTTTTTCAGCGATTGTGATGGGTTCTATGGGACTCTTTTTTATTATTGGCGGACCTTGGCTTATTGGGCTTTTTACCGATGTACCTGCTGTTGCCAAAGAAGCATATCCTGCACTTTGTATTGTTGCCCTCATTCAAATAGGTGATGCCTATCATATGGTGATTGGTTCAGCACTTCGTAGTGCGGGGATGATGTACTATGTGATGTTTGTTTATCTCATCGTATCCTTCCTCATTATGTTGCCATTGGCATATTTATTCGGGATTGTCCTAGCATGGGGAACGATTGGAATCTGGTCTGCGTTTTTTATTTGGATTTTACTCATGGCAGTGCTTTTTGTCGGAAAATTTCGTAAGAAGGAGTGGGTGAACATACGAATTTAATAGAACGAGGGGAAAATGAAACGAACAGAATTAGAACGACAGGCCATCCAAAATTTTTTAAAGTCTGTGGATTTGTTCAAAAAACTTCCCCCCGCTGTTTTGTTAAGACTGGCAAACAATGTCCAAGAAAAATTAATCCGAAGCCACGAAGCTCTTTATTATAAAGGAGAGTCTTCGGAATCAATTTATATTGTTCGGTATGGAGAAATCCTACTCGAAAATGTTGCCGGCCAAAGTCATGTTTATGTGGGTTCAGGTCAAGTTTTGGCTGAGAACTCACTTATCTCCAGTTCCAACCATTCCACTTCTGCTATTGCCGTTATTGATTCCCTTGTTTATGTATTGAATGGAAAATTATTTTTGCAATTGGCTTCTCAAGAAAAGGTCTTCGCACAAAACATCATTCAAATGATGGGCTCTCGAATGCGAGAGAATTTAGATCGTTCCAATCATAAAGATACATTTTCCGGATTACGAAGGTTATGTGTTCATGTTCCTTTAGAACCAGAATATCATTTCAGCGAAAAAGTAAAATCCTTCCTAGACGAATACGGAGAAGTTACTAGAAAGTTATCATCGGCAATTCCTATTTCCACTTTCAAAGGAATGGACCCCACACAAATTTCCGAATACCTTACCAATCTTAGAAATAAAACTCCCTTACTTCATATTTATTTTGATGAATCCACATCGCGAATGGATTTACATTATCTTGTGGTGCAATCTGACTTCATTGTGTTTTGGGAAGATGAACCAGAAAAGTTTTATAAAGAAAAAGAAGAAATCATCAATTTTTGGAAAAATAGAATTAGAAACTTTGAAGGCCGTGCCATCCGAATGATGGAAAGCGGTGTTCGTAAAAGTTATCTTCCACAAGACCAATCACTCAAAACCTTTTATCAAAAAGATACTTTAGCAAGATATCTGGTCGCAAAAACGAGAGGTTTAGCGTTAGGTGGTGGTGGTGCTAGAGCTCTTGCTCATGTAGGTTTGTTAAAAGTTTTACATAGAGAAGGGATACATTTTGATTTTGTATCTGGTGCTTCGATGGGAGCTGTGATTGCGGCCTTGTATGCCAGAAAAAATTCACCTGAAGAAATTGAAGAGATGATTAAAAATTTCTTTGGTGGATTAGAAAGTGCCTTTGATCCAACGATACCGGTTGTTGCCTTTTTTAAGGGAAAACGAATGAAACGTATGTTAAAGAAAGGGTTTGGTGACCAACGTATTGAAGAATTGCCACTCCCTTTTGCTACTTCAGCTGTAGATTTACAAACGGGAAAAGAACATATTTTTGACCAAGGTCCAATTACGGAAGCTCTCACAAGCGCTATGAGTTTGCCCGGTGCCTTTCCCCCTTACAGACTCGGTGAAAAACTTTTAGTGGATGGGGGAATGATCAATAACGTTCCCGAAAATCTCATTCGTTCCAAAGGTGCGGATGTAGTGATGGGAATCAACGTATCTCCTTTGCAAGAAATTGTTCCGGGCAAACTCTTTGAAGACAGAAACACAACTGAAAAAGGATTCTTTCGTTATATTTGGGATACTTTAAAATACCCTCCTATCTTACAAATTATGACAAGAACCATCACTTTAGAAGGTAGAGAGATCACTCGCCTCAAACGACCTAAAATGGATCTGTTTGTGCACTTCCATTTGGAAGAATTTCAGTTATTTGATTTTGCTCGTTACCAAGAGATCATTGATAAAGGGGAACAAGAAGCAGAAGCAAACTTAGCAGAAATCAAACAATTGTTTTCCTAACAATCTTTTGATTCATAATCTAAATTATTCCCACCTAACGAAAACTAACTTGTGTCGATGGGTGGGATAACTGTTTTTAAGGTTCAGCCAATTTTACAAAGAAGATAGAATTTCTTTTTTTTTGGCTTCAAATTCTTCGGCGTTGATGAGGCCTTGGTCGAGTAAACCTTTGAGTTTGGCAATGCGAGCAGCTGGGTCATTGGCTGCAGGTGCCGCACCTTGGCCTCCGCCTTGGTTCATCATACTTCCCATCATTTGGCCCATATTCATTCCCATTCCCATCCCAGCACCCATCGCACCACCACCTTGGCCTTCGTTTTCTGCAGCGGCTTGCCCAATATCAAACATTTTCTTTTGTTGGTATTTGTCTCCAAGCATATCGATTTCGAATTTATCGGTAATGATTTTTTGGATTCGTTGGTAGTTGGGATCGTTTTGGTCAAAGTTCACCGAAGATACGTTAAACTCTGTTAAGTCGATTCCATATTTTTCAAATTCAGGAGCCAGTTTGACCCTTCCTGCGGTGGAACTTTCATCCCTATATTTATTGATCTCAACTACAGAAGTGTTGTTGTTTAAAATGACTTCAGAAATAAAATCACCAATCCCACGAACGATATTTGGTTTTAAAAATTCATCAATGGATTCGTTGGTAGTTCGATTTCCACCTTTCACCACATTGAGTAAAAAGGACCTCGAATCTTTGATTCGTAATTTATAATCTCCAAAGGCTCGAATGTTTAAAACAATTTTGTATTTTGGATCTTCCAAAGGGATTGGGGTATTGGTTCCCCATTTCATTGCAAAGATGGCTTTGTTTACATAATAAACTTCTGCTGTGAAAGGAGTTTTTCCACCAAACGGAAGATTGACGAGAGCTTCTAAAATAGGAATGTTTCCCGTTTTTAATGTATGAGTTCCTGGACCAAAAGTATCTAAAGCCTTTCCTTCTTTAAAAAAAATGGCTTCTTGGTTTTCATCCACCACCAGTTGCCCTGCAGTGCTGATTTCATCAGATGGATACTTCCAAACGATTTCATTGGGGCTGCCTTCAAATTTAATTCTATCGATTAGTGCCATTGTTTATTTCCTTATTCTCTTATTTTAAAAAGATTGAGTTTCTAGATTCAAATTGTGTTTCAAAGTTTAACAATAATTTGTTGATTGATTCAATTGCCGCTTCTGGATTAGTCACAAAAGCAGCGGGAAGGGTATCCAAAATTTCTTTTTGTATGTTCCCCACTTTTTCCAACATCGAAAAGTCATGGTTTAGTAATTTTTCCATTTCTTCCGCAGTGGCTTTGACCCCAGTACCGAGTCCATTCAGTCCATACCCAGCAGAACCTACTTTCATTATGATTCGATCCAGAAGCGTGGTTGCTGGATTTGTTTTTCCGATGTTTTGGATTTCTGCCTTCGCCACAAACCCTTCTTCTAGTTTACGAAAACTTTCTTTAAAAGAGGTTAGAATTCCTCCGAGTTCTTTTCGGATGAGAAGATCGGTTTTTTCATACTCTTGGTTGGCTAGAGCTTCTTCGAATAGTTTGATTTCCTTTAAAAACTTTCGGATGGGATCTTGTTCGTTCTTAAAACGTTCTAATGTAGATTTTAACCAAGTTTGGTCCATTTTATTCCTCTTTTACGTTCCCTTCTAACGTTTGTATGGTGTCACAAGTGATGTAATTAAAGATGACACTTTTTTCTGTTTGGTAGAGTGCTTTGGATGGAAGTGATTTCCATTTGGCCATATCAAATTCACAGTCATGTTTTTCCCCTTTGGTTTCACCAGTGGACTCTGTGAAATGAACTATATATTTTTCTTCTTTGGTTCCTAAACGTTCACAGCCAATATTAGTGCTTGTACATTCGCGGATTTGGGGAGAGGGCCAATAAGGTTCTTGTGTGGTTCCAAATCCTTTTGCCACTGCATTTCTCTCAAAGGCCCATTTATCGACGCGGTAACTACAATGGTCATCGTACACAGGTTCTTGTCTGTATTTGGTAGTACAACTTTCACTTTCGGAGAAAGTTCCATCTCCACGATCCGAACGAACTGTATGGCAATCTTCTCCATCAGGTATGCTGTTATAACTTCTGATCTCACGACTTCTGGACACACTGTACGCACCGATAGGCATGGAGTCACACCATTCAGATTCGGAAACTGGTTTGAACTGATCGATGGCTATTGTGCGAGACCATTCTTGGTGAGTGATTTGTAATTCTACTTTTTCTGTCCATAACACACCGAGGCAAACAAATCCAATCCCACCAAAAACAATGGTTCCGAGTAGCCACAAAACCCATTTGGGAGTTTTTGGATGTGGTTTGACCCAATCGGAATTGGGGAAGTCTAAATCTTCTTTTGCTTTTTGTACAAGTCTTCCGTGAGTCCATCCTGGTCGGATCTGAGTTTTACATTTTGAGCTCCATCTAGGGAACCACCACAGTTTCCGCAAAACGTGGCTTTGGCTCCGTTGGCTGTTTGACAAAAAGGACAAACCTTGTCTGCTCCGTAATAGACATGATCTTGGACAGCGACTTTGTCTGCTTCGCTCGGAAAGTATCTTCGATTGGGATCTTGTGTGGCTCCACAATTGGGACAATGCCTATGTGTTTTACCTAACAATTTTTTAGTTCCGCAATATTCGCAGTCCCAAAGCATTTCATAGATTCTTTCTTCTGCCATCGCAACAAAGGTTTATCTGCAAAAAATTGACTTTTGCAAGAAAAATATTTCCAATTCGTAAAATCCCACATAGAATCTTACCAACATGCGTTTGGTACTAAATCTAGTTCTTAAGTTTCGTTATTTCTTTTTCTCTTTTGTCGTTCTGATTTTCTCTCTTGGTTACCTTCATTCTCGATCAAAACAGAATGCAGTTCATCCACTTGATAGTTTGTATTTGAAATTATCACCTAATGTAGTTAAGACGGAAAAGAAAATTGCACTTCGAAGGTTATCTCTTCATTTGCGAGGTGTGATTCCCAGTGTCAACGAATGGAAAGAATTAGAAGCTCTACCTGCCGACCAAAGTTTAGAATCTTTTGCAGTAAGTTTTTTAAAACAACCTGAGTTTGCCGAATACTGGGGAACCAAGTTCACCTCTATGTTACGGGACAAATCCAAAGGTCGTAAAATTCCAACAGGCTCGTTTTTCGAATACGTTGCCAGTTCCCTTCATAAAAACAAACCCTATGACCAATTGGTGCAAGAAATGTTAACCTCTACTGGCAACGTAAAAGAATCGCCAGCAACCATGTTTTATATTCGTGATGGAGCCGATCCTTTACAAACAGCCGAGTATGTTGGAAGGTTATTTTATGCAAAACGAGTGGCTTGTGCCAGATGCCATGACCATCCTTATATTTCGGATTTTACAAGAAGAGATTATTATGCACTCGCAGCCTTTTTTAGCCAACAGTTCTTTCGAGATGGATCTTGGGAAGCAGATCGTTATGGAAAAACTTTGAGTTATGTTCCGAGAGAATTAGAAGTTCATCTTCCAATGGAAGAACAAAAAAATCTTCAAGATAAAAACAATGAATGGAATAGAGACAATTGGAGCAAATGGACCGACGAACAACGAAAAGACTACCAAAAGAAACATGAGGTGGAATACGCAACTCTATATTACCAACCCAAACTTGGACTTCGTTTTCCTCATACTGACGATGCCCCTGGAGGTGATTTAGTAAGGCCAAAGTATTTAGATGGGAAAGAAGCAAAATTATTACCTGGAGAGGATCGTAGAAAAGCCTTTGCTACTTGGTTAACAAATAAATCCAATGATCGGTTTCGGAAAGTGATCATCAATCGAGTTTGGACAGAACTTATGGGTTGGAGTTTTTTCACTCCACTTGATGATTGGAATGAAGATACTGTGGTGACTGGAGATGAGATTCTAAATCATCTCGATTCTTATTTTTTGACAAACAACTTAAAACTAAAAGAGCTCATTTTATACATTGTGACTTCCAATGCTTACAATCGTTCACTGACAAACAATCCAAACGACCAAGATCCTATTCGTTATTTTTCTCCCAATCGATTGGACAGTGATCAACTTCTCAACTCTCTCATTCGAGTCTCTGATTCCCAAAAAATCGGTAACATTCGAGAAAGGAATTTATCTTGGATCTCTGGCTTTATGGATAAAAAACCTTATGATTTGACTGGAATAGGTAGTATCCGAATTCCTCAGGAAAACCCAAAAGAATTTTCCAACTCAGCTGAGGTAGAGAGACCAGCGCCTTATCATACGATGTTATCTGTATTTGGGTCTGGACCAAGAGTGGATATTTCTGATGATATCTCAGAACTTACCATTGAACAAATGTTAACTCTAATGAATGGTCGTGTGGTGGGAAAATTGGTTTGGGATTTTGGTAACAAAGAGTCTTTGGTGAAACAAGAGTTTGACCAATTAAAATCAATGAATTTGGTTATTTCCAATCTTTACTTTCGACTTTTAGGTAGAGAGCCAAGTTTAGGGGAAAAAGAAAAAATAAAAACACTTTTGATAAAACCAGATACTGTTTTTGACAAAGACTTACTCCAAGACATTCTCTGGGCTCTGATCAATAGCCAAGAGTTTCAACACATCAATTAGGGAATCATCATGGATCGCAAAGAATTTTTAAAAAAATCAATTCTCAGTTTGGGACTCAGTCCCTTTTTGTTTTCTACAAATCCCTTTGGAAGTCTACATGCCGAAGAAGAAGAGGAATCCATTACCCTTCCTTCTAAAGTAAAGTCCGTCATCTTTATTGAAATGATGGGAGGGATGAGCCATGTCGATACATTAGATCCCAAACCAAACAGTGCGTTTGGAAAAGTAAATTCCAGCATTTCTGGACTTTCTGTATTGGAACCATTTTCTCTTACCGCAAAACAATTACATTCGATTGGAATTGTTAGGTCTACATGGAGTGAAGAAGGGGATCATGGATTCGCACAAATGTTACTGGGTACGGGATACCGAATGACAGAAGCGATGGGCTTTCCTGACATTCCTCATTTTGGTGCCGTGATTGCTTATGCTAAAAAATCGAAAGTCAAATCTTCGTATTTTCCAAGTTATGTGACTATTGGGGGTCGTGGTAGTAAAAATGGGAACTCTGGATTTTTAGGAATCGATTATTCTGGTTATCATGTTGGAAATGTGGATGAACCCATCCAACATCTAAACCCATCCTATGGAAAATTTTCTGATGATCGGATCCTTCGAAGAAAGGACTTGGTTTCCTTTATGAATGAAGAGTTTTCTAAAACCTATCCCACAAAAGAATCCAAACATTGGAAAAATATGCTCGTGGCGGCCGAAGAGTTTCGGAATTCCAAAAACATAGATAGTTTTCGAATCAGTTTGGAAGATGAAAAAACTCGTGCTCGTTACGGAACCACTTGGCAAGGCAAAGCTATGTTACTGGCGAAACGCCTTGCAGCACAAGAAGTTCCTTTCATTCATATCTCGATTGGAGGATGGGACACACATACAGGCAACAAAGCACAAGTCACAAAAATAATGAAAGAAACCGATATGGGCATTGCTTCTCTACTCGAAGACTTATATAATACAGGGCTCATGAAACAAACGTTATTTGTTCTTACCAGTGAATTCGGTAGAACCCCAGATGTAGGATCAAGAGACGGTCGTGACCATCATCCTAAAGTTTGGTCAACCTTACTTGGAGGTGGACCCTTTGCCAAAGGATTCGTGTTAGGCGAAACAGATGAAACAGGATCCAAACCTGTGAATCCAAAGGAGGCCCTTCATGTAAGAGATCTCATCGCCACCATTTACCAAGCGGCTGGAGTCAATCCCGATGCCTCACTCACCAATTCCTTTGGCCGTCCTTTTCTTTTAACAACGAAGAAAGCGAAAGTATATGAAGGTTTGTTTTAGTTTGATTTAGCCTGGTTAGGAGTTTTTCGAGTCGAAATAGAGGAGAATGAGACAGAAAGAAGCAAATCGGTGCTACTTTTTGAGAATATTTACCTTTCTAGGTTCATTTTTCCTTTTCTTACGAAAGAAATTTAAAATACTGATCCCTGATCTATGAAAAAAGCACTCATTACCGGAATCACAGGCCAAGACGGTTCCTATCTGGCAGAACTCCTCCTCCAAAAAGGATACGAAGTCCACGGGATCGTTCGTAGAACGAGCCTTTTCAATCGCAATCGCATTGAACATCTGCACGGAAACCCAAACCTCCGCCTCCATTATGGAGACATGACGGATTCCTCGAACCTAAACCGAATCTTAGAAAAAATCCAACCATCGGAAATCTATAACTTAGCAGCTCAGTCCCATGTTCAGGTTTCTTTCGAAGTTCCAGAATACACTGCGGAAGTGGATGCGGTCGGAACCTTACGGATTTTAGATGCCATCAAACAAACAGGGATCAATACCCGTTTTTACCAAGCTTCAACTTCCGAACTTTACGGACTTGTCCAAGAAGTACCACAAACAGAAAAAACGCCGTTTTACCCACGATCCCCTTATGCAGTTGCAAAACTTTATGCTTATTGGGCAGTCGTTAACTACCGTGAAGCATACAATTTACATGCTTCTAACGGAATTTTATTTAACCATGAATCTCCCCGTCGTGGTGAAGCTTTTGTCACAAGAAAAGTAACCATTGGTGTTTCTGAAGTGAAAGCTGGAAAACTCCCACACATCACAATGGGAAATATTGATTCCAAACGCGACTGGGGATATGCTCCAGACTACGTAGAAATGATGTGGATGATGTTGCAAAAAGACACTCCAGATGACTATGTTGTGGCGACAAATGAAACACATACAGTTCGTGAA comes from Leptospira harrisiae and encodes:
- a CDS encoding LIMLP_15305 family protein, translated to MDQTWLKSTLERFKNEQDPIRKFLKEIKLFEEALANQEYEKTDLLIRKELGGILTSFKESFRKLEEGFVAKAEIQNIGKTNPATTLLDRIIMKVGSAGYGLNGLGTGVKATAEEMEKLLNHDFSMLEKVGNIQKEILDTLPAAFVTNPEAAIESINKLLLNFETQFESRNSIFLK
- a CDS encoding SPFH domain-containing protein, with translation MALIDRIKFEGSPNEIVWKYPSDEISTAGQLVVDENQEAIFFKEGKALDTFGPGTHTLKTGNIPILEALVNLPFGGKTPFTAEVYYVNKAIFAMKWGTNTPIPLEDPKYKIVLNIRAFGDYKLRIKDSRSFLLNVVKGGNRTTNESIDEFLKPNIVRGIGDFISEVILNNNTSVVEINKYRDESSTAGRVKLAPEFEKYGIDLTEFNVSSVNFDQNDPNYQRIQKIITDKFEIDMLGDKYQQKKMFDIGQAAAENEGQGGGAMGAGMGMGMNMGQMMGSMMNQGGGQGAAPAANDPAARIAKLKGLLDQGLINAEEFEAKKKEILSSL
- a CDS encoding MATE family efflux transporter, with translation MNQKILGLAIPVFFGMISYTAIMVADTAMVGKLGEVPLAAVGFGGMVYFSIFAFLMGGSMAVQIIVARRFGEKNERGVGITLVNSVYLSLILGSLLSYFGFHYAPQFMGWIGDDPQVIEVAGVYLSYRFIGTVLFFVGFALRGFFDGIGIVQVGMISSILAAVTNIFFNWLLIFGNWGFPAWGVKGAAIASSLSSIPSLLVVVFYFFRKDVIKFFKYQIFTPSFEIIKELCMVGFAPAVEGTLVNFAFSGFYKIAGMISTTTLASASVVLTCLSLSFMPGFSFGIAATTILGQSMGQGKLRLAYEGTMRSATFSAIVMGSMGLFFIIGGPWLIGLFTDVPAVAKEAYPALCIVALIQIGDAYHMVIGSALRSAGMMYYVMFVYLIVSFLIMLPLAYLFGIVLAWGTIGIWSAFFIWILLMAVLFVGKFRKKEWVNIRI
- a CDS encoding TrkH family potassium uptake protein, translating into MKLKRYFVFLTRFFIYLQIQRFEIRKFYIEHFRWMGRTFYILFGFLSVTILILDFGFYYPESWKAYVTLSIRTLVSFFIFYESVHLIFTNKRWKEYVSIHKIELIILLMLGLEFIYEKNIVSILKSYHISGDDTTLIFLSANQILFLFSNLAHFYRLSRNHESRKLNPSIVFVSSFAFIILLGVCFLHFPKSTNGSVPSIDILFTTISATCVTGLSTVDISSSFTLTGQLIVLLLIQVGGLGLMTLTSFFSIFLAGKVSVSDTMMIKDLLSEETMGRAKEILKQITIQTLVIESIGAILLFYSFPENFPIALSEKIYYSIFHSISAFCNAGFSLLPNGLATEAFQRSEGFLSVIMFLIVLGGLGFPVLFQIRTKLSNPFDFKFRWSVTSKLVFWTTGCLLLFGWVSYYFLEQNSSLKGLTTSEQIFHSLFYSVTTRTAGFNTLDLSQMGFPITFISFFLMWVGASPVSTGGGIKTTTFAISLLNITNEIRGKDRMEIDHRTIANSSIARASATIVLSLFVIFVAIFCLLLTENANFIDLCYEVVSAFGTVGLTRGLTPHLSDYGKIIICTVMFVGRVGILTLLVAVSKKVDRISYEYPKEYVVVG
- a CDS encoding patatin-like phospholipase family protein — protein: MKRTELERQAIQNFLKSVDLFKKLPPAVLLRLANNVQEKLIRSHEALYYKGESSESIYIVRYGEILLENVAGQSHVYVGSGQVLAENSLISSSNHSTSAIAVIDSLVYVLNGKLFLQLASQEKVFAQNIIQMMGSRMRENLDRSNHKDTFSGLRRLCVHVPLEPEYHFSEKVKSFLDEYGEVTRKLSSAIPISTFKGMDPTQISEYLTNLRNKTPLLHIYFDESTSRMDLHYLVVQSDFIVFWEDEPEKFYKEKEEIINFWKNRIRNFEGRAIRMMESGVRKSYLPQDQSLKTFYQKDTLARYLVAKTRGLALGGGGARALAHVGLLKVLHREGIHFDFVSGASMGAVIAALYARKNSPEEIEEMIKNFFGGLESAFDPTIPVVAFFKGKRMKRMLKKGFGDQRIEELPLPFATSAVDLQTGKEHIFDQGPITEALTSAMSLPGAFPPYRLGEKLLVDGGMINNVPENLIRSKGADVVMGINVSPLQEIVPGKLFEDRNTTEKGFFRYIWDTLKYPPILQIMTRTITLEGREITRLKRPKMDLFVHFHLEEFQLFDFARYQEIIDKGEQEAEANLAEIKQLFS
- a CDS encoding adenosine deaminase, yielding MYCDLHNHLYGCLPPETLYRIGKNNPEPRWHLYLDSYEKAYGIKIRPSTFFEDYADIKNFSKLYHFREKAPFLHFQAKFNLIIALVKFDEREITEVTHDVVLSNSLDDISYAEYRLMFGKEEPKESFYSKLMACLEGLSKGENSAKKEGKTIQSKLVMSLHRDINFERHYDWMKNWMEKDSVIRNGLVGIDFCHIEEGHPPKDKKSFFQSVIKDNQAEPNTALSILYHVGESFRDKTPFSATRWVLESALNGAHRLGHALALGIDSDYFLGDERTELVSEAKDQIECELESYEEITSFGPFYPKEELELKRRELKTKPDSELLKIPFDVTQSQYLHTFQNFVMSKVAQTESVIECCPSSNLYIGMLESHIDHPITRFLQNDIKLAIGSDDPGLFGTTMPEEYGHAHTAGVSEKELETIREKSFSYRSTKLSGRELD